Proteins encoded in a region of the Armatimonadota bacterium genome:
- the ileS gene encoding isoleucine--tRNA ligase, translating to MNLRETLHLPDPDFTIPMKADLPAREPEMQAEWERMDLYGLTQEARKDAPVFVLHDGPPYTNSPIHIGTALNKILKDFVVKSRCMMGYRAPYVPGYDNHGLPIEQTVMKAFHEKGEKPDVVTLRKACREHAAKYIEIQSRQFKRLGIFGLWDQPYATMDFKYEAEIIRVFKRMAEAGYVYKGLRPTLWSPTSRTALADTEIVYKDHTSKAIYVKFPLRDDVNGWSGGLANVSTIIWTTTPWTIPANLAVAFHPAVDYAIVHVGEDRFVVAEPLVGRLAEDLGWSGHSVERVVLGASFEGSKFKHPIFDRDSVAVLADYVTTEDGTGVVHTAPGHGREDFFTGQKYGLPVLCPVDEGGILTQEAGEFAGVSYKDCDVAVVDRLNEVGALLKVSDFTHSYPHAERDDRPVIFRATEQWFVGIDTNDLRERMLQQIEGVQFFPENGRARITAMVANRPDWCISRQRPWGVGIPVVYGAESGVPCLHPDVIESVAQLVEREGSDAWFDRDPSDLLPAGFKHPQTGETTFRKETDVLDVWFDSGCTSLCVLEGHVNPNWKERWPADVYLEGSDQHRGWFNSSLIIGTATRGEAPYRTLVTHGWVTDEEGRKMSKRLMNSLDPETVCGQFGADILRYWVASVKWELDVPCSENLLQKFGDNYRRIRNTLRFLLGNLTGWSPSPAPPSVSADAKTKGGATGPENPSFPTGRDSEAFSAGAKNKEGELLEVDEWVVAQTDLLVADCLQAYERFDFGAVISAIHNFCVKELSSFYLDAIKDRMYCDGKDWATRRSGQAACHHVLTNLCKLLAPLLPHTAEEVWARIPGALGPSVHTQVIEAPTSDRLEEIEACERQSRVAALLEVREEVFAAFEQEKAKGEIKDSQDAVLRLGVDSQTLKTLQSFREDLPNLLKVSWVEISEGEGAAQFERSPYLKCERSRIRRPDVEEVNGVPLCGRCRKVLQELAHTG from the coding sequence ATGAACCTGCGCGAGACGCTCCATTTGCCGGACCCCGACTTCACGATCCCGATGAAGGCGGACCTGCCTGCGCGCGAGCCCGAAATGCAGGCCGAATGGGAGCGCATGGACCTCTACGGCCTGACCCAAGAGGCCCGCAAAGATGCGCCCGTATTCGTGCTGCACGATGGGCCGCCGTACACCAACAGCCCGATCCACATCGGCACGGCGCTCAACAAGATTCTCAAGGATTTCGTCGTCAAATCGCGCTGCATGATGGGCTACCGTGCCCCCTATGTGCCCGGCTACGACAACCATGGCCTTCCGATCGAGCAGACCGTCATGAAGGCGTTTCACGAAAAGGGTGAGAAGCCTGACGTCGTGACCCTGCGCAAGGCATGCCGAGAGCACGCCGCGAAGTACATCGAGATCCAGTCCAGACAGTTCAAGCGCCTAGGCATCTTTGGCCTTTGGGACCAGCCCTACGCGACCATGGACTTCAAGTATGAGGCCGAAATCATCCGCGTGTTCAAGCGCATGGCCGAGGCGGGATACGTCTACAAGGGCCTGCGGCCCACCTTGTGGTCGCCCACCTCACGCACGGCCCTGGCAGACACCGAGATCGTCTACAAGGATCACACCAGCAAGGCGATCTACGTCAAGTTTCCTCTGCGAGACGACGTGAACGGATGGTCTGGAGGCCTAGCGAACGTCTCGACGATCATCTGGACGACGACGCCCTGGACGATCCCGGCGAACCTGGCCGTGGCCTTTCATCCGGCAGTGGATTACGCCATCGTCCACGTCGGCGAAGACCGTTTCGTGGTCGCCGAACCCCTCGTCGGGCGGCTCGCTGAGGACCTCGGCTGGAGCGGCCATTCGGTCGAGCGCGTGGTGCTCGGGGCCTCGTTCGAAGGCTCCAAGTTCAAGCATCCGATCTTCGACCGCGACTCGGTTGCGGTGCTTGCCGACTATGTCACCACCGAGGATGGCACCGGCGTCGTCCACACGGCCCCGGGGCACGGCCGCGAGGACTTTTTCACGGGCCAGAAGTATGGGCTGCCGGTGCTTTGCCCGGTTGACGAGGGCGGCATCCTGACCCAAGAGGCCGGGGAGTTCGCGGGAGTCAGCTACAAGGATTGCGACGTGGCGGTGGTGGACCGGCTCAACGAAGTTGGTGCGCTGCTCAAGGTCTCCGACTTCACGCACTCCTACCCCCACGCCGAGCGCGACGACCGGCCCGTTATCTTCCGCGCCACCGAACAGTGGTTCGTGGGCATCGACACCAACGATCTCCGCGAGCGGATGCTGCAGCAGATCGAAGGCGTCCAGTTCTTCCCGGAAAATGGGCGCGCGCGCATCACGGCGATGGTGGCCAATCGCCCGGATTGGTGCATCTCACGCCAGCGCCCCTGGGGTGTTGGCATCCCCGTCGTCTATGGCGCGGAATCTGGTGTTCCATGCCTTCATCCCGACGTCATCGAGTCCGTGGCGCAGCTCGTGGAACGCGAGGGATCGGACGCCTGGTTCGATAGAGACCCTAGCGACTTATTACCTGCGGGCTTCAAGCACCCGCAGACCGGCGAGACGACGTTCCGCAAGGAAACTGACGTCCTCGACGTGTGGTTCGATAGCGGCTGCACCAGCCTCTGCGTCCTGGAAGGGCATGTCAACCCGAACTGGAAGGAGCGCTGGCCGGCAGATGTCTATCTCGAAGGCTCCGATCAGCATCGCGGCTGGTTCAATTCCAGCCTGATCATCGGCACCGCGACGCGCGGCGAAGCGCCCTATAGGACCCTTGTGACCCACGGCTGGGTCACCGACGAAGAGGGCCGCAAGATGAGCAAGCGGCTTATGAACTCGCTCGATCCCGAGACGGTCTGCGGGCAGTTCGGCGCAGACATCCTTCGCTATTGGGTGGCCAGCGTCAAGTGGGAGCTCGACGTTCCCTGCAGCGAGAACCTGCTGCAGAAGTTCGGCGACAACTATCGCAGAATCCGCAATACCCTGCGCTTCTTGCTAGGCAACCTTACGGGATGGTCTCCCTCGCCGGCCCCTCCCTCAGTTTCAGCTGACGCGAAAACCAAGGGAGGGGCTACCGGACCCGAAAACCCCTCCTTCCCGACAGGTCGGGACTCGGAAGCATTTTCGGCCGGAGCCAAAAACAAGGAGGGGGAGTTGCTCGAAGTGGATGAGTGGGTGGTCGCTCAGACCGATCTCCTTGTCGCCGACTGCCTCCAAGCCTATGAGCGCTTCGATTTCGGCGCGGTGATCTCGGCGATCCACAACTTCTGCGTGAAGGAGCTTTCGTCGTTCTATCTGGACGCTATCAAGGACCGGATGTACTGCGACGGCAAGGATTGGGCGACTCGGCGGTCGGGACAAGCGGCCTGCCATCACGTGCTGACGAACCTCTGCAAGCTGCTGGCGCCGCTCTTGCCCCACACGGCTGAAGAGGTCTGGGCGCGGATCCCTGGCGCGCTGGGCCCCAGTGTCCACACACAGGTTATCGAAGCTCCGACTTCGGACCGGCTCGAGGAGATCGAGGCTTGCGAACGCCAGTCGCGAGTGGCGGCTCTTCTCGAAGTTCGAGAAGAGGTATTCGCGGCGTTCGAGCAGGAAAAAGCCAAGGGCGAGATCAAGGACAGCCAGGACGCGGTGCTCCGCTTAGGCGTGGATTCACAAACCCTCAAAACGCTCCAGTCCTTCCGCGAGGACCTGCCAAACCTCCTCAAGGTGAGCTGGGTCGAGATTTCGGAGGGCGAGGGCGCGGCACAATTTGAAAGGAGCCCTTATTTGAAGTGCGAGCGGAGCCGAATTCGCAGGCCCGACGTAGAGGAAGTGAACGGCGTGCCCTTGTGCGGACGCTGCCGAAAGGTCCTACAGGAGCTCGCCCACACCGGATGA
- the lspA gene encoding signal peptidase II, with protein MNRRIFLTVFTLSVIVDQVVKEIVRQTLNPHQSVGPWPGVFEITLQTNEGIAFGMFQGIAIFLTPIAIAIGIGSYLYSKNHPQESAWIHTAMALLAGGALGNLIDRVFLGRVTDMFAFRLIHFPVFNVADSCITIAAAILILKWSRELVTHHPEETAEQTSESEVAAKPSEPVAGEAQ; from the coding sequence ATGAACCGCCGCATCTTTCTCACCGTTTTCACGCTGTCGGTTATCGTCGACCAGGTGGTCAAGGAGATTGTTCGGCAGACGCTGAACCCGCACCAGTCGGTCGGTCCTTGGCCGGGGGTGTTCGAGATCACCTTGCAGACCAACGAGGGCATCGCGTTCGGCATGTTCCAGGGCATCGCGATCTTCCTCACGCCGATCGCCATCGCCATCGGCATCGGCTCTTACCTCTACAGCAAGAATCACCCGCAAGAGAGCGCCTGGATCCACACCGCAATGGCCCTGCTCGCAGGCGGCGCCCTGGGCAATCTGATCGACCGGGTGTTCCTGGGGCGGGTGACGGACATGTTCGCCTTCCGGCTCATTCATTTCCCGGTATTCAACGTCGCCGATTCGTGCATCACGATCGCGGCGGCGATTCTCATCCTCAAGTGGTCGCGGGAGCTGGTCACGCACCACCCTGAGGAGACGGCTGAGCAAACTTCGGAGAGCGAAGTCGCCGCCAAACCCTCGGAGCCTGTGGCCGGCGAAGCGCAATAG
- the acs gene encoding acetate--CoA ligase yields the protein MSETLSTFLDEQSVFEPNASFAQNANITDLDIYDKADSDFEGFWEDWAKKLHWFEPWTKVLDWKLPYAQWFLGGKINAAYNSLDRHADGPLANKTAILFEGEPGDVKKYTFRELRDEVAKVANALKELGVHKGDRVCVYMPMIPELAISMLACARIGAVHSVVFGGFSSESLFDRINDAKAKVIMTADGGWRRGGVVQLKKMVDEALASGCPSIEKVLVYSRTGVPGTLTNGVPTPDYDRGGWVEGRDFWWHDVVNRQSADCPCEPMDAQDPLFILYTSGSTGKPKGIVHAIGGYLVGTYATGNWVFDWKDSDVWWCTADCGWVTGHTYIVYGPLMSGVTSVMYEGSPDTPDKARFWRIIEKHKITILYTAPTAIRAFMKWGNEFPEKCDLSSLRLLGSVGEPINPEAWLWYHEHIGKGNCPVVDTWWQTETGHILIAPLPGITKCKPGSATRTFPGISAAIYSEDGHNISDEHVAKIKAGNASGSVQGFLVLTRPWPGMTRGIYGDPQRFMDVYWNRFPGVYFTGDGARLDENGHFWLMGRMDDVLLVAGHNIGTMEVESALVSHPAVAEAAVIGKKHDMKGQAISAFVIIRSGYEASEKLVNELKAHVASKIGPIARPDDVIITAELPKTRSGKIMRRLLRDVAEGRALGDTTTLADPAVVQGLKDKYESAEA from the coding sequence ATGTCTGAAACCCTATCCACCTTTTTAGACGAACAAAGCGTGTTTGAGCCCAACGCGTCCTTTGCTCAGAACGCCAACATCACCGACCTCGACATCTACGACAAAGCCGACAGCGACTTCGAAGGCTTCTGGGAAGACTGGGCCAAGAAGCTCCACTGGTTCGAACCGTGGACCAAGGTGCTCGACTGGAAGCTCCCCTATGCCCAGTGGTTTCTCGGCGGCAAGATCAACGCTGCCTACAACTCGCTCGACCGCCACGCCGACGGGCCCCTTGCCAATAAGACGGCGATCCTCTTTGAGGGCGAGCCCGGCGACGTGAAGAAGTACACCTTCCGCGAGCTTCGCGACGAAGTGGCGAAAGTCGCCAACGCACTCAAGGAGCTGGGCGTTCACAAGGGCGACCGCGTGTGCGTGTACATGCCGATGATCCCGGAATTGGCGATCTCGATGCTCGCCTGCGCGCGCATCGGCGCGGTGCACAGTGTGGTGTTCGGCGGCTTCAGCTCAGAGTCCCTGTTCGACCGCATCAACGACGCCAAGGCAAAGGTTATCATGACGGCCGACGGCGGATGGCGGCGCGGCGGCGTAGTTCAGCTCAAGAAGATGGTTGACGAAGCGCTCGCGTCGGGGTGCCCCAGCATCGAGAAGGTACTCGTGTATTCGCGGACCGGCGTGCCGGGAACCTTGACCAACGGCGTGCCGACCCCGGATTACGACCGTGGCGGCTGGGTCGAGGGCCGCGATTTCTGGTGGCACGACGTGGTGAACAGGCAAAGCGCCGATTGCCCCTGCGAGCCGATGGACGCGCAGGACCCGCTGTTCATCCTCTACACCAGCGGCAGCACCGGAAAGCCCAAGGGCATTGTCCACGCCATCGGCGGCTATCTGGTGGGCACCTACGCCACCGGAAACTGGGTGTTCGACTGGAAGGATTCCGACGTGTGGTGGTGCACCGCCGACTGCGGCTGGGTCACCGGCCACACCTACATCGTTTACGGGCCCCTGATGAGCGGCGTGACGTCGGTGATGTACGAAGGCTCGCCCGACACACCCGACAAGGCCCGGTTCTGGCGGATCATCGAAAAGCACAAGATCACGATCCTCTACACGGCGCCGACGGCGATCCGCGCATTTATGAAGTGGGGCAACGAGTTCCCGGAGAAGTGCGACCTCTCGTCGCTCAGGCTTCTGGGCTCTGTCGGAGAACCGATCAACCCCGAAGCTTGGCTCTGGTACCACGAACACATTGGAAAGGGCAACTGCCCGGTGGTGGACACCTGGTGGCAGACGGAGACGGGACACATCCTGATCGCGCCGCTTCCCGGCATCACCAAGTGCAAGCCGGGCTCGGCCACGCGCACCTTCCCGGGCATCAGCGCCGCCATTTACAGCGAGGACGGCCACAACATCAGCGATGAGCACGTGGCCAAAATCAAGGCCGGCAACGCGTCCGGTTCGGTACAGGGCTTCCTGGTCCTCACGCGGCCTTGGCCCGGCATGACGCGCGGGATCTACGGCGATCCGCAGCGCTTCATGGACGTGTATTGGAACCGGTTCCCCGGCGTGTACTTCACCGGCGACGGCGCGCGGCTCGACGAGAACGGGCACTTCTGGCTGATGGGCCGCATGGACGATGTGCTCCTCGTTGCCGGCCACAACATCGGCACGATGGAAGTGGAGAGCGCGCTGGTCAGCCACCCGGCGGTCGCCGAAGCGGCGGTCATCGGCAAGAAGCACGACATGAAGGGTCAAGCGATCTCGGCGTTCGTCATCATCCGCTCTGGCTATGAGGCCTCGGAGAAGCTGGTCAACGAGCTGAAGGCGCACGTCGCCTCGAAGATCGGGCCGATCGCCCGCCCGGACGACGTGATCATCACGGCGGAGCTCCCCAAGACCCGAAGCGGCAAGATCATGCGACGCCTGCTCCGCGACGTGGCAGAGGGCCGGGCGCTTGGTGACACCACGACGCTGGCCGACCCGGCGGTCGTGCAGGGTCTGAAGGACAAGTACGAAAGCGCCGAAGCCTAA
- a CDS encoding ComEA family DNA-binding protein, with product MLAQLTPKERLGYTLLLAGFLFVCGFVGTQYARRPAEITLSNGPLVPGAISQAQVPSLSVPAEVVVDVKGAVKSPQVVHLPQGSRVADAIERAGGALPGARTEDLNLAAKLEDGTQLVVPEANSAPQTSTEKATSSSPSYTSESSSYSSKPRTGRSSSSGTPAPGSISLNTADAATLDRLPGVGPATAEKILEYRKAHGGFSSIEELLAVKGIGPKKLEAMRKFLKL from the coding sequence ATGCTCGCGCAGCTGACACCCAAAGAGCGGCTTGGCTATACCCTGCTTTTGGCGGGTTTCCTTTTTGTGTGCGGCTTCGTGGGCACGCAGTATGCCAGGCGGCCGGCCGAGATCACCCTCTCGAATGGGCCGCTCGTCCCTGGCGCCATCAGCCAGGCTCAAGTCCCTTCCCTTAGCGTCCCCGCCGAGGTCGTGGTGGATGTGAAGGGGGCGGTGAAGTCGCCGCAAGTGGTCCACCTTCCCCAGGGAAGCCGCGTGGCCGACGCGATCGAGCGTGCCGGCGGCGCCTTGCCGGGAGCGCGCACAGAGGACCTAAACCTGGCGGCCAAGCTCGAGGACGGGACGCAGTTGGTGGTCCCAGAAGCCAATTCGGCCCCGCAGACGTCGACCGAAAAGGCGACATCTTCCTCTCCCAGCTACACTTCGGAGTCCAGCTCGTATTCGAGCAAGCCACGAACGGGGCGCTCGTCGAGTTCCGGCACACCCGCGCCCGGCTCGATCAGCTTGAACACGGCCGACGCGGCGACCCTCGACCGATTGCCTGGGGTCGGGCCCGCCACCGCCGAGAAGATCTTGGAGTATCGCAAAGCGCATGGCGGGTTCTCGTCCATCGAGGAGCTGCTGGCGGTGAAGGGGATTGGGCCAAAGAAGCTTGAGGCTATGCGCAAGTTTTTGAAGCTGTAG
- a CDS encoding DNA polymerase, with translation MVDATLPIVTGDRKLRYLFLDLNAYFASVEQQERPELRGKPIAVVPLVADTTFVIAASYEAKRHGVKTVMRVDEAKRLCPELILVEGRPPVYVHYHDRTLEVVDTLLPVEKIWSIDEMSIRLLGKEREREAAVALAMELKRRITTQVGECLKCSIGIAPNTFLAKTATEMQKPDGLVVLEASDLPQALYRLKITDFAGINYRMQARINAAGIYTVQQMCEADPKKLRRAFGSVTGERWWHLLRGFELKSEESARKSLSHSHVMGPQYRTEEGVKQLLLRLIHKASARLRANNLAARAMEVHVSGKKDWSVGIRVDATNDAVTFTERFLEAWPGRTFESPLKAAVVFHDLQPVETLTPSLFGNAQERMKLSGAIDLINQKYGKNSVFLAGMENARNAAPERIAFNKTWLFEEGKDDNAWMPETRTPRE, from the coding sequence ATGGTAGACGCAACTCTACCAATCGTCACCGGGGATCGAAAGCTCCGCTATCTGTTTCTGGACCTCAACGCTTACTTCGCGTCGGTCGAGCAGCAGGAGCGGCCGGAACTGCGCGGCAAGCCCATCGCCGTCGTGCCGCTGGTCGCCGACACGACCTTCGTCATCGCCGCAAGCTACGAAGCCAAGCGACATGGCGTGAAGACCGTCATGCGGGTGGACGAGGCCAAGCGGCTCTGCCCTGAGCTGATCCTCGTGGAGGGAAGGCCGCCGGTCTACGTCCACTACCACGACCGGACCCTGGAGGTCGTGGACACCCTCCTTCCGGTCGAAAAGATCTGGAGCATCGATGAGATGTCCATCCGCCTGCTGGGCAAGGAGCGCGAGCGCGAGGCGGCCGTCGCTTTGGCCATGGAGCTGAAGCGTAGGATCACGACGCAAGTCGGGGAATGCCTAAAGTGCTCGATCGGCATCGCCCCAAACACGTTTCTCGCCAAGACGGCCACCGAGATGCAGAAGCCGGACGGCCTCGTGGTGCTTGAGGCATCGGACCTCCCTCAGGCGCTCTACAGGCTCAAGATCACCGACTTCGCCGGGATCAACTATAGGATGCAGGCGCGCATCAATGCGGCCGGCATTTACACGGTCCAGCAGATGTGCGAAGCCGACCCCAAGAAGCTGCGCCGTGCGTTTGGGTCGGTGACCGGCGAGCGGTGGTGGCACCTGCTGCGTGGTTTCGAGCTCAAAAGCGAAGAGTCGGCGCGCAAGAGCCTGAGCCACTCGCACGTGATGGGGCCACAGTATCGGACCGAGGAAGGGGTCAAGCAGCTCCTTCTCCGGCTCATCCACAAAGCCTCGGCGCGATTGCGTGCGAACAACTTGGCGGCTCGGGCCATGGAGGTCCACGTGAGCGGGAAGAAAGACTGGAGCGTTGGGATTCGGGTGGATGCGACCAATGACGCGGTCACCTTCACCGAGCGCTTTCTCGAGGCCTGGCCCGGGCGGACCTTCGAGTCGCCCCTGAAGGCGGCTGTGGTGTTCCACGACCTTCAGCCGGTGGAGACGCTCACGCCAAGCCTTTTTGGCAACGCCCAGGAACGGATGAAGCTCTCGGGCGCGATCGACCTCATCAACCAGAAGTACGGCAAGAACTCGGTCTTTTTGGCCGGCATGGAGAACGCGCGAAACGCCGCCCCCGAGCGCATCGCATTCAACAAGACCTGGCTCTTTGAGGAGGGCAAGGATGACAACGCCTGGATGCCGGAGACTAGGACGCCTAGGGAGTAG
- a CDS encoding DinB family protein, whose translation MDVRAALKSQYHGAFRMLRECVEVCPDDLWTAGKYPREFWKIAYHAVFYSHLYMGQNLEAFTPWHKHREKAPELWAEDAVPLEPNTKAELLEYIDHVAAMVDATIDGLNLDTDDCGIPWYKNFPKLDHQILNIRHLQGHVGQLSELLFARDIETSWFSRQAPPQ comes from the coding sequence ATGGACGTTCGAGCCGCGTTGAAGAGCCAGTATCACGGCGCATTCCGCATGCTGCGCGAATGTGTGGAGGTGTGTCCCGACGACCTTTGGACCGCCGGCAAATACCCCAGGGAGTTCTGGAAGATCGCCTATCACGCCGTTTTCTACAGCCACCTCTACATGGGCCAAAACCTCGAGGCCTTCACGCCCTGGCACAAGCATCGGGAGAAGGCTCCGGAGCTTTGGGCTGAGGATGCCGTGCCGCTGGAGCCCAACACCAAAGCCGAACTGCTGGAGTACATCGATCATGTGGCCGCGATGGTCGACGCCACCATAGACGGGCTGAACCTGGACACCGATGACTGCGGCATCCCCTGGTACAAGAACTTCCCGAAGCTCGACCATCAGATTCTGAACATCCGGCACCTGCAGGGGCACGTGGGGCAGCTCTCGGAGCTGCTTTTTGCCCGGGACATTGAGACCTCTTGGTTTTCTCGTCAGGCGCCACCACAATAG